The Penicillium oxalicum strain HP7-1 chromosome V, whole genome shotgun sequence genomic interval TCTGCGTCTTCAGTGGCGAGGGCGTCACCCGCTCCGCGAGTATCTGAACCGAAATTTCGGACCTCATCTGGAAGAGACCGAGGCCACCATGtacgacgatgacgaggaactGGACGAAGACGTGGGGCAAACGACTGGCCTCATGCACGCCACTGGCATCAACGACGAGGACTACATGGACGTCCCCCCTCAATGATAAGATACCCACTTCAGCTCGCATCTTCCTTTCTGCTCTGTCTTGCATTTGCATCCAGCTTCATCCTCTACTGTTTTCGAACTGCTCTTGTTTCCTTTCCTGGTCTGATATTCTATTCCCTCTCTTGCCCATCTTCCGCGACGGGTTTCGTATGATTATCCCCCTCTGCCTCGAGCTCCAACCCGTGGTCGGCCTTCCTGACATCACATCCCAGCGAACATATCCTCCCACCCATGCGGTACACCTTATTGTCTAGAAAATGCATTTTAGTGGTAGCGTTTATTGTGACTTTATAGCAATGGTTTTAGAGCTCTGTGACTACTGGCTGTGACGGGTTCAGCTGTGGGGAGAGCATTGTCGCTCCCTCTGGATTTGTCACGACATCTAGAAACACAGATCTCTTGACGAATTGTAAAACCTCACGTTGCATGAGACCTGCTGTCGTTCCTGTAGGTTGGAATATTTTGTTTCTATGCGCATCCACCACTCCTCCCCCTACGATTGTTACTCGTGTCGCGTCGGAAAGTGCTGCAATTGTGGAGTGTCGAGCTGAGCTTTCCGGCAGAGCTTCCCTTCCGCTCCCCGCATTCCGCATTCCGCCTTCTCCAACCTCACCTGTCGTCTCAACACGCCTCACGCCTCACCCTTTCGAACCGAGTCTACTCTGCGGCTTTTCGTCTGGCGATGGCGTCTCGCAAAAGCAGAAATCCCTTGGCGTTCACGCCCTTGCCggtcaccatcatcaccaccgtgGTGTACCTGGCCTTGATCATTCCACTCTTGGTCATTCACCTGAACGTTCCAACGGCACCCAGCGCCAGCCCGTCGGACGGTTTAAATCTCACCGAGGCATGGCACGATCTCCAAGCACTCACGCGGGGCTATCATCCATATAACTCACACGAAAATGATCATGTGCACGCGTGGTTGCTGGAGCGTATTGATGCGATCCGAAGATCTGCCCCACCCGACGAAGCTTATCaacccgccgaggagaagccCAAGGTCTTTGTGTTTGACGATCTCACGTCAAATTTGACATTCTTCGATAAACGGAGCGGGGTTTACTTTGAAGGCACTAACATTTTCGTGTATATCCGTGGCTGGGAAGATCAGAAGGATAGGTGGTGGGAGACGCCCGGCAAGCTCCCCACTGGGAAGGGTGGCGTGCTGGTCAACGCGCACTACGACAGTGTGTCAACTGGATACGGTGCCACGGACGACGGAGTGGGTGTCATCACGGGCCTGCAGCTGCTCAAGTACTTCTTGACACCGGGTCATGCCCCGCGTCGCGGTCTGGTAGTCCTCTTTAACAATGGTGAGGAGGACTATCTCAATGGCGCTCGTGCATTCAGCCAGCACCCACTGGCAAGGTTCGTGCACACGTTCCTGAACTTGGAGGGTGCCGGCGCCGGTGGTCGCGCGACCCTCTTCCGCAGCACTGATACCGAAGTGACTCGGGCGTATGCCAGATCCGAGCATCCCTTTGGATCCATCGTCAGCGCGAATGGTTTTGAACTCGTTGGGAGCCAGACCGACTACGTCGTCTTTGATGGGGAGCTGGGCCTTCGTGGGCTTGACGTTGCCTTTTATGAACCGCGAGCTCGTTACCATACCGAACAGGATGATGCGCGTCATACGAGTGTGAACTCGATTTGGCACATGTTGTCCGCATCGGTGGCTACCACCGAGGCCCTTGTTTCCGACGATAGTGACGAGTTTGATAGTCCGGCTCGGGTTGAGGGTAACGTGCCTAACGGGCAGGGTACCAAGGCGGTTTGGTTTGACCTTTTCGGCAGCGCATTCGCAGTCTTCCGCCTGCACACCTTGTTCGCGCTCTCAGTCACTTTGTTGATTGTGGCCCCTTTGACATTGATCATTACCAGCATCTGTCTTTCGCACGCCGACAAGATGTATCTTTTCCGTTCTACAGGACAGGTCGAGTTGAGTGATGAAAAGATCTCACTCCAAGGTCTGCGTGGATTCTTCCGTTTCCCTTTCTTGGTGGGAATTCCAACCGCGGTCGTTGTTGGATTTGCCTATATGATCACCAAGATCAATCCCTTGATCCTACACAGCAGCAACTGGGCTGTTTGGAGCATGATGATCTCTGCCTGGATTTTCATGGCATGGTTCATATCGTGCGTTGCGGATTTTGCTCGACCATCTGCCTTCCATCGAGTGTACACTTTTACGTGGATGTTCGTGATCTCCTGGGTTCTACTTGTGCTTGCCACTATTGTGGCAAACGACCGCGGGCTCGGTGGAGGATATTTCACGCTGTTCTACTTTGCCAGCATCTTTCTGTCGACATGGATCTCTTACCTGgaactcttcttcctgcccCGTAAGGCCGAATACGTCAACGAATTGACCCAGGACTCCCGCCGGCCCAGTACCCGTGGCAGTCGCCTTGGCACTGGCGACAGcaacgaagatgatgaagcgGGCGAAGAGGAGCCTACCGAGTCAACATCTCTGCTGCGCGGCCAGCACCGCACGACATTTGCCAACTATGTGAGCGTTCCGGGCAACCATTCCGATGGTTCAGAGGATGATGCCAATGTGGAAGATCGCAATGTGTATGGAAATGAACAAGCGTGGAGCGCGTCTCTGCCCAGCTGGATCTGGGTTCCTCAAATGCTTCTGACTATCCCGATCAACGTGGTGATGCTCGTACCACTGGCCTTGATCACGACAAGTGCCCTGAACCAGACCGGTCAAGACGGCGATCCTACGCTCCTGGTGTATCTGCTGATGGCATTTTTCATCGCGATGATCTTTATGCCTGTCCTTCCGTATATCCACCGATATACTTACCATATCCCAATGTTTCTCTTCTTGGTTCTCATCGGTACCTTGATCTACAATCTGGTTGCCTTCCCGTTCTCAGACTCCAACCGCGTGAAGCTCTACTTCTCGCAGCAGGTGGATCTTGACAGGGGGAACTCATCGGCGTACCTGGCCGGCGTCAGCCCATTCGTCGAGGATGTCGTCCGTGGTCTCCCTGGTGCAGGCGGACAGACCGAATGTCACAACATCGTACGCCACGGACAGCTTCTGCAATGCTCATGGCCCGGTGCCGAGCCGCAGGTTGTTCCAATTCAGAATGGCTCAACTACGTACCCGGGCCCGTCCACAGACTGGGTGTCCTACGAAATCTCCTCCTTGCAGGGCAAGAGCCGCTCCGCGCGCTTCGAAATATCCGGCCTCAACACCCGAGCGTGCCGAATCACCATGCAAAATCCATCGATCAAGTCCTTCAGCGTGGTGGGATCTTCCGCACCGGACCAGCGATTCATCAAACCGGCTTCCGAAGGGATGTCGGAGATCCGACTTTGGAGTCGCACGTGGGACCGTTCATGGACGGTAGACGTGGACTTTAAGGAGCACGAGACTTCCCTCCGAGGTCTCGTATCGTGTCTTTGGAGTGACGACAATAATCCCGAATTGATCCCGGCGCTCACCGAGGCCCGCAAGTATGTGCCTTCTTGGGTCGCTTTGACCAAGTTGATGGATGGATTGGTAGAAGGGTATCGCGAGTTTGAGCTGGTCAAGAATGCTTCGGGCCACTGGgtgcagaaaaaaaagaattgagGTGTCTGGGGGTCTCGATGCCTTTGTCTTGAATAAGGTGGATTTAGGGGGGGATTTTCGGTCATTGCTTCAAGTTACACCAACAATTTGGGGATTCCCTCTTGAACGAATCATGTGTACTGCAGTCGATGTTTTTTGATCATGGTTTTATCCTGTTTGATGTAAAGCTTGTGTTATTGTTTCATCTCGGTTTGATGTCTGTGAGTTTAAGTCGGGTGTAGTGGTAGATACaatcgtcatcttcctccgagGGTCGGGGGAACGCCAGTCTTTCACCTTTCAAGTAACGATCATGGAAGTACCTACTTAATTTAAACACTGGACCCCACTGTTATACAAGAGCTACAAGACAATAAGACACGTGAATCAGATTCGGATACATATACGAATGAAGATTGATCAATTTATACCACACCGTATTTCGGCTTTcaatcttcccccccccccccccccccccccccctttttttttttttttttttaattgaGGACCGGTCGGTTTCGAGACAAAAAGTCATCGTAATCACGTTCTTATTCCTAGTCAACGACACCCCAGCGCTCACCTGTAATTCTCGTTTCTCGTCACAGCCAAGAAAGCCAATGACCACAATTGTCGAATATCAGATTCTACCAACCGAGTCAGGAAGAGCCAAACCGAAAGATATCATaaaggggggagaaaacaaaagtaagacggggagggagggggggagaatCAAGGACTTACCAGTCTGAGAACCACCACCTGGTGGCGGCAAGACGCCCAAAGGCGTGACTTGAAAATCGTCATCGCGATATACCCACGACCAAACCTCCCCCGAGAGTTGGCTTTGATTCTGCTCAATTACATCCCACAGCTCATTGTATGCAGCTTTGACATTTTCCCAGACCGAATCGTCACCGCAGAACTCGGGAATCGGCGCGACGCTGTTTCCGGGTGTCTGATGATGATCGGGTTGACGCTGGTGCTTGTCGGGTAGCACAGAAAAGTTGGCGGTGAGTTGGCAGCGACCCATTTGGAGCTCGAGTCCCTTGGCCATCATGGCGAGTTGCCAGGACCAAATGACTGTTCCGTGGTACGCGCCGGTTGTCCAATTCTGGGCGTAGACCGGGTGGCCGCCGAAGGCAGGGTTGGCGACAATCATGCCGGCCGAAGTCATTAACCCGGCGGGAAAAGTGCGGCGGATGTTGGTGGCGGAGTGATTGAGGAAGGATGTCAGTTGGGCGTCATTCGTGGTGTTGAGGAGAAAGTGGCGGAAGCAGTCGTCTGTGTTCATCACCTCTACCTTGCTGAGGTTGTTGTTGCCATCGAGGGCGAGGGCGTGGAACACAACGTCGTTGGTGATCGAGGTCGCCTGATCAGGCCCGGGAAACGAGGATTCCTCCTTGTAGGAAGCGACGAGATCCTTGGCCTCGGACTGAGGAATGGTTACTTTGAAGAAATCAAGGGACTTGTCTTCCCAGATTTGAGCATATCGATCGGCCATCTGAGCCCATTGCTTATTCTTGGGCCAGAGACCTTGGCGGGCGAGGACGGCGATTGCACGAAGAGCTGCGGGCACCAAGGCCGTATTGACATCGTAAGGAATACGTCCTCCGCCAATGCCTAGAAAGTTTGTGTGTTAGCATGGCGTTCTGCTGTTCTTCGCACGATCCGTGGTGGGCCAGGTATACCAAATTCGCTGTCTCGCCACTCTCCCACGACCTGGCCATCCTTGAGATGGATAAAGTGACCCTTGATGGGCCTCTCGGCAAATGGACGGGCAAGGCGCATGATACGCTCTGCATTGATCAGTGCGAGCTCACCCCAGGTCAGGTTTTGATTCTGAGCGTTGATCTTTCCCGCGGGAGTGCTTTGGCCGCATTAGTGAACTCCCCTCGACGAAAGCACAGAAGAGTGTGAACACACCTCAGCAAGGATGCGACTCGCTTCCGACCGATAGGGTTATCGACGAAGTATTTCTGCATCAGGACAGGAAGAAAGTAGTCCGAATCAATCTAATGCTCCCTCATGTCAGCGAGCGTTGACCAGGTGACATGATCAGCCCATCGAATGCGTACCATTTTATAGTCGCAGACCATAGCGTTGCTGGAAATATTATTCTGCAAGTTGATCCAGGTCGCATAATCGCTAGTTGCTTGTTTTAGTGTGCCATTCACCAACATTCAGGCACCGCTTGCAACTCACCCAATCGTTTCCTCATGACAGACACTGCCATCCGTGCGGTTGATTCGCTCGAGCACCGCACCAATAACCGCTTCCATGGCGCTCCCATTTCCTGAACTGAGCACTGGTTCCAGCAGCAGTGCAGAGATCATGGAGTCACGCCCAAAGTAGGTCAAGAACCGCCAGGCACCTGCGAGTAGCTTCTCTGAATACGACAGGAACGACAATGCAGCCACCTGGCCCGCATTGGCGGTCTCAAGACTGCGGGAAGCATTATTCAAGACCATAGACGGCTTGAGCGCAGTGAGTTGCGCATAGTTCATGGACGCGGTGACGAGGTAGTCCCCCGCCTCAAACTGCAAAGTGCGGTTCGAGATGGTCACTTTCCCCTTCCCTGTGCTGTTGGAAGACGGTGCGAAACTCAGCGTCGTCGAGGTCACATTATCCAGCCACGTGCGTTGCAGCGACACACTACCGTCGCTGTTTGATCCGAACTCGATCGCATCCTGGATCTCGGGCCGAAGAAGACTCGGTCCCTCCACAAAATCGCGAATGGTGCGGATGCTTCCCAGGATGGGAAGGACCAAGGTAGCGGAAGTGTTGAAGCGAAGTACGCCCTGAACACCAACGCTGGGCGGTGCAGAAGCATTGGCACCTGTCGAGTACACCGGACTCAGTGGATGTCCGACAGTAGAATTGACCATCTCGAGGGCCAAGGTGCCATTGGGCCCATTCTGCGGTGCAAAGTAGGCGCAAACGCCACTATCGCCCGCCGGCCATGCCACAATCAGTCGGGGCCCGATGAGCGTGAGATTGCTGTTTGGGAGCGGGCTGGTGACGACCACCTGTGCGGCAACATTGCAATCTGAGTAGAAGTAATTTGCGTATGGCGGGTCACTCAACGAAAAGGTTGATGCGGCGCCAGCACATTTTGGCTCGGCAGATCGCGCCCGTAGTTGATGGCGCTGCAGATCAGAACTGGTCAGCCGGGGGAGTAGAGGGTCgactggggggggggggggggggagatgaGTGCGCCACTTACAGCATCATCATTTTGGGTCGCTGCGGCCACAACACCCCCCAGTAACGACAGTTGTAGCCCCCGCAGGAATTTCATCGCGGTCGTCTGGTTGACTCTTGGAAGAAATTTCTGTGTTTGTGCTTGGGCAACTTCAACAGACTTGGATGGTATTTATGCATTGGGTAAGGTCGCATTCGAAAGATCACCATGCAGACGAAGTGCCGGTACtcaatggagatggaaatcggGTATTGGGAAAGTGGGTCTCACGCTGCCCCCCGCGTGTGGGGAGTTGGTTTTGCCAATCGCAACGTTCGATGCGGAGACGATATCAACCCTCAGTCTGAAGAACCCCACGGAGATCTGATCAATTGCTGTGTAGAGAACAGGCAAACCTTGAAGATGTCCGACAATTCTCCGCCTCACCTGTTGATTACGGGATGGGGAGAGGGTGGGGTGTTTCATGGAGGTCCTGTTTAGAGCCCAACATGCTCGAGGGACGCAAGCTATGTGAAAAGTTGTGTATTTTCTGCCTAAGATGAACTTGAGGGTCTCTCGAGCCTCATACCGTGATCCTCGCGAAGCGATCCCTAGCATGACCCGTCGACAGAGTCTCACGGTGATCTAACAAGTCAACCCTCGAAGGGCACGTCCCTTAGATGAGATCGGCGTCGCCTCTGGTTGAAAGAGTGCGTCTAAGTGCGCTTGGTGCAGGGTGGGATCTGGCCAGTGCGGCCCGAAACCAGATTCTACCAGAGAATCGGAGGGCCATTCCGCCTCCGAGGACCCCTCCATGCTGTAAGGCCTACACCCTTTGGCCATGGTGGTCAATCCGGTTTGCGATGTAACCTCGACCCGGTGTGGCAGGTCTCCTCCGTGGAGAGTGCAAGAAGAGCAGGTAAGCCTCCATGCGTCCTCGCAGGGGTCTGAGCACTGATAGACTTTTGAGAATCCTACAACGAGCGAGTGGCCGAGAGGAAGGTTGTCGTCACCGATAGATGCAGGGAGAGATCTCGGTcacttgaaaaaaaaagagcgcGCGCACGCTGATTCCAGCGGAACGCAAATTCTCTCTATTTTTTTCACCCCGGCTTGTCCATCTTCTCGCTCACTTGGGCGTGTTTCTGAGGGGGAAGgtgttgatgatgttgaggGTGAAAGGGGTTGGAAAAGTCGATCGCACGAGAAGCGCCATTGAACTGCGTCTCGCTGTGCCACACCTGGGCCTTGGACGAGGCCATCATCTGCGCCTCGGACGGAGGCATGTGCTCAAACATGGCGATAGAAATGTCATCTTCCAGCCACGCTCGCATGGGGCGCGAATCAACCGGAGCGGCGCGGGTGAGATCCGAGGTCACACGGGTGGCATCCACGAAATCAGGCAGTGCTCGTGGGCTGGAAAACGACTCGGGCTTCCAGACGGGATTGTGGACGACTTCGACCAACTTGCCCAGGACGGCGAATTCGAGCTTCAGCTTGATACTGTAGAAGGTGCCCTTTAACATGGTCTCCATGATATAATAATTGTGGAactcgacgacgaggagacCCAAGTTCATGATGATAATCATCAGGTTGACCAGCAGCAGCTGGTACAGGATCTTGCGCTTGGCCTGGTCGACATCGGTCCGGACCAAGCGCACCGTCTCCCGAATGTAGAGTCCGGAGATGATGAACTCTTGAATGGAGAAGCCCGTGAGTTGAATCTTATCCATCACGTCGTATGCGGACTTGTAGTTGACCAAAGACACGCTGGGTGGGGTGAGGTTGGCCCCGTATGCCAAGACGGTGGTCGgaaccaacaacaacaccgcATTGACCAGGATCATCAAGAGGACGCGCTGCAGCACGCGCTGGTTCTCCAGGATGAGATGCAGGCGGGAGTAGAGCACCAGAGACTGCCCGATGACCACGGCCGACCAGCCGACGGTCAACAGAGTGACGGGTAACCATGTCACCGTTGTCAGTTGGAAGAACTTGAGAAGGAAGCCGAGCGAGTAGGGAATCAGCccgaccgaggaggagatgaggagacTCCAGAAATAGAGACCTTGGTAGGGAGCGAAGTTgacaaagatgagaatgatcaGTTCGAAAGCATTATACCAAGTGATCCCGGCCAAGGTTGCGATGGTGATCTTCATGGTCAGGGACTGGCCCTGATAGCCGCCCGTGATCCCATCACTGGGGAGCATGATGGCCAGAGCGGGAacggaggggaagggggagtGGGTAGGGTCACGATGTGGTCACCATGGTCGGAGAATGGGGCGACAGTCCTCAGTGCCTTCAGGGGTGagggatgatggatgagagcagatgagaagagggttgtgagagaggaaagagacgAGCAGCGAAGTGAGAGTGAAGACACTCGCGATCGGCCGTGAGCCCACAAGCGTGGCTGGCCCGGAAGTtttgagggggaaaaaggtggATCAAAAGTctgggggagaagagaccagGAAACTTTGCGAGGAAACGGGACCCGATGGATCAGGTGATGGGCTCCGTCGCCTTGCCGTTGAAAAGTTGAAAAAGCGCCACCAAAATGGACCAGAACTggctctcccccccccctattTTCGGAATGGCCTCTAGTCAAGGTTGGCACCAGTGATAAtttgatttttattttgtcgacggtgatggtgatggtgaatAATCCTGCAGATAAATCATACCGCGATTTCAACaaagagatgagatgagGCTGCCTTTGTTCATGAGTTTCGATCTGACACCTGGTCCGTGACTCAGCGTGGGGACCCGCCCGGAGGAGTCGATCGGACCATCTGCCTCTCTTTTGGGAGAACGGTCGGGGATCACAGAGCTGCAGCTGCAACAGCTTGCGAGATTTGCGGGGCAGCAGAGGATGTCGACACGGTCGACCAGCTCCAGTGGACACGATACTCTTTCAATCACagtccaggtccaggtccaggtccGGTACCAACACCAAGGTACACTTCACCAGTCCACCCTCCACACCATCCGTGGGCCGAATTCATGTGATGGACAAGTGTCGGACAGACTGAACCACACTCGGAGCGGAAGCACAACTCCGGTGCATATCCAACGCTGCATAAATTTACCGATCGCAAAACGACCGACATCGCGCTGGACCACAACAGCAACAGAGGGCCAAGGCGATTTCCAAGAGACCGAGCAGACCTTTGCTCCTTTCTCCAGTCCCGTCCGGAGCTTTTCAGTCGGGCATTTCAGTCAGGAGCCTGTCCTGTTCTCTCGTGGCCAATGATCAGCGGTGTCTCATCCCAGTGGCTCTACAACAACCACTAATACGTAGTACAAGCTCCAACTCTAGCTCTAGTCTCTCCCGGCTATCACCAACCCAAGAATCAGAGCACGAGTCTACCAGACGAGCATCGTTCATCTGCTGCACGGGCGTACACGGGAATAGTGTACACTTGTACATTGTCCACGACTGCCGAACGTGTCTACTACAATGATACGAACTCAATTGACCTGATCTGGCCCACCGTCCGGGACACGAGGAGTCTCcaatttcccccttcccccacTGGCTTGACGCAGGCGTGGTACAGAGGCGGAATCCCCAGATTTGTTCCAGGACGTTCGTGGGCCACACCAGTACTATCGGTGGCAAGCAGTGTCCTTTGTGGAGTGTCCATGCATGATGATTCCCACAGTTTGCGACACCTCTCGAGTAGGTTCCACTCCAGTCTGGAGCCCTCCGAGTGGGTCATGCGGACAGTAGACTCGAGATGGGAGCCACAGTAGCACGTGCTTACTACCCCCCTGCCTCGTTCCGCCCCCTAAAAGACCGCACTACGATCGGGAGCTCTTGTCCATGAATTAAgattttaaaaaaaaatacgCAAGTAGCTTCCATTCAGACGGCATATTCAAACATTTCAAAGAGCGCGCCACTCTTACTTCTAGCCTCTGGactcttccctccccttctttccCTCTCAAGCGCTCTCCGCTCAGAAatgaaaaaataaaaggtcTTCAGCGAATTCCCCATTTAGTACCATTCAGTACCAgcccccgccccccccccccccccccccccccccccagccCCAAACTAAACCAGCAGATCCCACCGTCTGGACTCCCCTCGACCGCATTTCGACCTCGACACTCGTCAAAGGGGGGCAGCTCGTACTGTAGATGTGTGGGATAATAATCATACGAAACTGCGTACCTAGACTCTGTTGAACCCATTTTCTTgcatttcttctttctttcctctatTGCGCACAGGGGGGTGAAGATGGGAATCCCGTAGCAGTCAATACGAGGCGTGTAAGCCCCTTGGCATAACTGGAGGTGGAATTTCTTGGCCCggcaaagaaaaacaaaaaaaaaggaggggtCATTTGAGTCAGTTTGTCGAGTGCGTTGAGGGGAGTAGGTACTCATACAGTACCATCACTAAGTATGTGATTTGGAGTAGGTATTGTACTACCGACTGCTTGGTTCGGCTCTATAAAAGTTCCTAGACTGAAAGTATGTTGTAGGTAGGGACTATCGATGTAGAGGTGCATTGCGGCGGGAGTGCCCTGCCCTATCTCCGGTCATCAGAGTCACAAAGACGACAGGAGTCGGTGGGAGTCTGGGGAGTCCATTGTGGAATCCAGGCTTTCTACCTAGTCCCGCTCGTCGGGTTCGAGGCGGGTCGGGCTGAGCTACAGAGAGGAAGATTGTCACGGTGTTTCTGGGCATCTTGTACCAGATGGAGCCTGTGGGAAAGTTCACTCCGTTGAGCCTGGAAGCGAGCGACTCTAGGCCCAGCTCGTCGTGGAGAGTTGAGATGGCCCGTAGGCAAGGTATCgggtgaccaccaccaccaccaccaccaccaccaccaccactactactactactactacacGTGAAGTGGATAGATATGTGTTTCAGAAAGAACCTTGCCCCCCAAATGCTGCACGATCACTCCATTCCCAGTCTACACATCAACTCGGCCTCTCCCAAGGTCTGGCGAGACTTGGGGAAATACAATGCAGCTTTCCCgaatcaaaagaaaagcaaaaagtgTCAACATCGATGTGGAAAAAGGCAGACAAAGTGAGTCGCAGTGAGTCGGCGACAATATGAGTCTCGTTTCGAAGAGCCGATCATGACAGGCCATGTCCCGTGCCCAGGAATCAAAGGAAATAGTAGGCTTTCCAAGTGACGGCCTCGGCGCTTCCCTGTCAATCTAAAGTCGCGACATAGACACCGTGAGAATTTCTTGCCCGCCAACTCCCAGGTCTTCCCTCGGTCTCCGTCTCTTCCCACTCAGTGTGCCCCACGTATGAGCCTGTTTCTCAAAGAAGTTCCAGGAGTGTGACGAGTCACTTGCTCGGCAGAGTCAACTCTGCCCGGTGTGGCCTGTGGGGAAGGCCTCGGCACCCGGTCCAAAAATCAGCCCAAAGCGGTCACAGGCGCATCACAGGCGCCTTTCGGACCAGAGGAAACCCGAGTGAAGACAGCCACTGGGATCTCGTGCCGGCAGTCAGGCCATACCCACAAAAGTCATTGCACAGTTCAGAAACACATGGCGATTCCTGAACAAGAAAATCTGGACCAATCTGATCCCGTCATTTCACTTGGATGCGCTCTCAGCACGAGCGTGAGAATCGCCCTCTGTAGTACCGCCCGTCATGGCCATGACCCGGTCCACCTCGCCGCGGCACTCGGGCATGGCGCTGCGCATTTCCCGCGCCAACACGTCACGAAAGTCGGCAAAGGCTTCCCGTTTCCCCTTCAAATCCTGATTGCCGCGCTGGACCAGTTCCACAAACTCACGCGTGTAGATGTCCGGATTACGCGCCGCGTCGACGTATTCGATGATCTCGGGTGGGAGTTGGATACTGGCGAGAGGGGGATTGGACGGATCCGCGGTGTTGGGAGTGGCGGTCTCGGCAGCATTGGGAGGGAGCTCGGTGTGAGTGTGAAGTGTTTTGA includes:
- a CDS encoding Vacuolar membrane protease produces the protein MASRKSRNPLAFTPLPVTIITTVVYLALIIPLLVIHLNVPTAPSASPSDGLNLTEAWHDLQALTRGYHPYNSHENDHVHAWLLERIDAIRRSAPPDEAYQPAEEKPKVFVFDDLTSNLTFFDKRSGVYFEGTNIFVYIRGWEDQKDRWWETPGKLPTGKGGVLVNAHYDSVSTGYGATDDGVGVITGLQLLKYFLTPGHAPRRGLVVLFNNGEEDYLNGARAFSQHPLARFVHTFLNLEGAGAGGRATLFRSTDTEVTRAYARSEHPFGSIVSANGFELVGSQTDYVVFDGELGLRGLDVAFYEPRARYHTEQDDARHTSVNSIWHMLSASVATTEALVSDDSDEFDSPARVEGNVPNGQGTKAVWFDLFGSAFAVFRLHTLFALSVTLLIVAPLTLIITSICLSHADKMYLFRSTGQVELSDEKISLQGLRGFFRFPFLVGIPTAVVVGFAYMITKINPLILHSSNWAVWSMMISAWIFMAWFISCVADFARPSAFHRVYTFTWMFVISWVLLVLATIVANDRGLGGGYFTLFYFASIFLSTWISYLELFFLPRKAEYVNELTQDSRRPSTRGSRLGTGDSNEDDEAGEEEPTESTSLLRGQHRTTFANYVSVPGNHSDGSEDDANVEDRNVYGNEQAWSASLPSWIWVPQMLLTIPINVVMLVPLALITTSALNQTGQDGDPTLLVYLLMAFFIAMIFMPVLPYIHRYTYHIPMFLFLVLIGTLIYNLVAFPFSDSNRVKLYFSQQVDLDRGNSSAYLAGVSPFVEDVVRGLPGAGGQTECHNIVRHGQLLQCSWPGAEPQVVPIQNGSTTYPGPSTDWVSYEISSLQGKSRSARFEISGLNTRACRITMQNPSIKSFSVVGSSAPDQRFIKPASEGMSEIRLWSRTWDRSWTVDVDFKEHETSLRGLVSCLWSDDNNPELIPALTEARKYVPSWVALTKLMDGLVEGYREFELVKNASGHWVQKKKN
- a CDS encoding Mediator of RNA polymerase II transcription subunit 10 — encoded protein: MAPVMLKTVDDDIRDVVQHLFEIQSAVHGYLGPETQQELVRKIKNLTIALKTLHTHTELPPNAAETATPNTADPSNPPLASIQLPPEIIEYVDAARNPDIYTREFVELVQRGNQDLKGKREAFADFRDVLAREMRSAMPECRGEVDRVMAMTGGTTEGDSHARAESASK